AACTCAAATACTCCAGGATTGGGGACATTCCCAACAAACCATTCAACCATTCAACTACCCACCCCGTTCCTTCTAAAAAATTCCCACTGCTTAATCCACCAATTCCAATTCAATTTTGTTGCTGACCTTTTCTCCGCTATTGAGGTCTTTTACCGTAATTACCAGTTCCTTTTTGCCGGCCGGCAGGGCGGAAAAATCGAAAGCCGAGTACTCCGTTGCCGTGGGCGAAGCGCCTACCTGGGTGCGCGTAATCAGGATCTCTTTAGTTCCAATTCCAAATAAGCGTTTTAAATTGGTAAACAGATTGCGAGATTTTAGCGGCCGCACGGCCTGTTCAATTTCATACTCGGTTTGTCCGTTTTTTAACGTAAGATTGTACAATTCAAAATACAGGTAAACCAGTTGATTGCGTTTAAATTTGTAGCCGATGTTCGGTTCGATAAACATGTTGTGGAAAACAAAAGGCGACTTTTCGGTTGATGGTTCAATTTTTAGGCCGAGCACCAGGTCGCTCATGTCCAGCTTTTCAGGATCAAAAGGCTGAGCATCCAGCGCAAAACGAAAACCGCCCAGCTGGTTGCCTTTTGGATTGCGTACATGCGTCGCCAGATACAGTTTGCTCAGCTCAGATTCGAAAGCGTAGGGCACAATGTACCGCTGATCGAAAATGTGAACGGTGTCTCCCATAAAAACAGGAATATTTTTTAGAAATCGACTGCGTTGATTCCAGGTCGAGTCAAATATGGCCAGGCCGGTTTCCAGAGTAACGGTATCATCCGGGCTTTTTAAATTGTCGATGGAATTCAGATCAATGCTCAACCAGACCAGGTAATCATTTTTCAGGTTAACCGAGCGGAAGCGGGCGGACATCAGATTGATGGTAATGGGCTTTAAGGTGTCGCTCCAGGTCGGGCGTTCACGCTCCATGGCGGCGGCAATGGTGTTTTCGGCCTGGATTCTCAATTCATGCAGGGCGGAGCGCGCTTCCAGTTCGTTGTTGGCGAACAAGTAACGATCGAGCGTGGGATCCCATCCCAGACGCGACTCTAACATGTTGCGATCCGAAGGCACGGGAATCAGTCGCCAGTCACCCGGCGGTGCGTGTTCGGCGATTTCGAAATGAAAGATTAATTTGGGATTGTAAACGGTTGGATAATAGAGCCAGGACTCATTGGATGTCATACCGTCGCTTAATGAAACGGCGCGGTCGTCAGGTTCCCCGTAGCGGATATAAACCAATCCCTTGTCGTTAAATTTGGTGTTACGCAAGACCACCTGCGGCAGTCTGAGCACGTTCAGCCGATCGGGATTATTAATCTCAAGGCGAATCCGATCGTAAACAAAATCTTTTTCGGCTTTGATCAAACGTTTGTAATGTTCGGCCAGCCGCGGATTGTAGGGCAGGCTTCCCAGCGGATTGTGCTTATTCCAGAAGCGGTGGTAAAAATCTTTAACCGCCTGCAGCGATTTAAAGCGTTGCTGTAAATCGTGATCGGTCATGATGTACTTGATGTCGTCGAAGATGAAGCGCATTTCCCAGAAGTGTTTTAGCTGATTGACGGCCGTCCAGTAGGTCTTTTCCGCTTTTTCAGGTTGATCGGTCTGGTAGTACAAACGAACCAGCGAAAGGTAGATGGGCACTTTGGGAAAGGGAAGCAAGCGCTTTAGCAGGGCGTGAAAAATGGAGTCGGCTTTTTCGAATTGACCCAAGCGGCGGTATTTTTCGCCCAGGAAATATTGATCGTAGGGGCCGTTTCTGCTTTTTAACCACTTAATCTGATAGGCGTCTTTGTTGCGCAACTGAATGACGGCCGTTTCGCCTCCGTGATAAAGAAAGGAATCGTAAAACTGGAAGATGTCGTACCGCGCTTTGCTCGCCTGCGGTTTAATTTTAAGCTGCCGCAAGCAGAGATTGACAGCGTCTTCATATTCTTCCTGCTGGAGTTTTAGATGAGCGAACTCGTTAAACACTTCTTTGTATGTGGAATCTAACTCAATCACTTTAAGAAAGTGTTTTTTTGAATTTTTCCACATGATCCGTTTCCATATCTGGTCGCGTCCGATGGCATCCTGGCGATCGGCGATGGCCATCTGATAATGCGCCTCAATATGGTTGGGATTGGCTTTAATGACCATGTTCAGGTAGGGCTTGGCGTCGTGCCACCTGCGCTGCATCATAAGCAACTTGCCCAGCTCAAGATAGGCTTCGGTGCGTTTGCTATCGATTTTGATGGCTTTGCGCAATGCCTCTTCCGCTTCTTTCCAGTAATAGTTGGAAATCAAATCCCGGGCATCGCGAACCAGGATGTCATAATCCGATAGCTGCGCTAATAATTGCAGGGGAAATAGAATTAAAAGAGTAAAGATGAGTACTTTTTTTAAGGATTGCATCAAAATGACCTTCCTGCATTGACTTTTCAACATAGCCTATTGTACTAAAATAAATTTTTAATTACAAATTTTCACTGAAAACTTTTCTTCCATTTTTAAATTTAACGATTTATGTTTTATATGTTTCCAAAAAATTAAGCGGCGGTTTACTATCAGGCGGAGGGTTCTGAAAGATGAAAGATTGGGGGGATTCATTTGATTTGAATTTTCCACCGATGATATTGAGTTTAAGGAGAAAGAAAAGGTGGCGCTGAAGATGACAGGGAGCCAGCCAGAGCCTGATGTAC
This sequence is a window from Caldithrix abyssi DSM 13497. Protein-coding genes within it:
- a CDS encoding tetratricopeptide repeat protein, with translation MQSLKKVLIFTLLILFPLQLLAQLSDYDILVRDARDLISNYYWKEAEEALRKAIKIDSKRTEAYLELGKLLMMQRRWHDAKPYLNMVIKANPNHIEAHYQMAIADRQDAIGRDQIWKRIMWKNSKKHFLKVIELDSTYKEVFNEFAHLKLQQEEYEDAVNLCLRQLKIKPQASKARYDIFQFYDSFLYHGGETAVIQLRNKDAYQIKWLKSRNGPYDQYFLGEKYRRLGQFEKADSIFHALLKRLLPFPKVPIYLSLVRLYYQTDQPEKAEKTYWTAVNQLKHFWEMRFIFDDIKYIMTDHDLQQRFKSLQAVKDFYHRFWNKHNPLGSLPYNPRLAEHYKRLIKAEKDFVYDRIRLEINNPDRLNVLRLPQVVLRNTKFNDKGLVYIRYGEPDDRAVSLSDGMTSNESWLYYPTVYNPKLIFHFEIAEHAPPGDWRLIPVPSDRNMLESRLGWDPTLDRYLFANNELEARSALHELRIQAENTIAAAMERERPTWSDTLKPITINLMSARFRSVNLKNDYLVWLSIDLNSIDNLKSPDDTVTLETGLAIFDSTWNQRSRFLKNIPVFMGDTVHIFDQRYIVPYAFESELSKLYLATHVRNPKGNQLGGFRFALDAQPFDPEKLDMSDLVLGLKIEPSTEKSPFVFHNMFIEPNIGYKFKRNQLVYLYFELYNLTLKNGQTEYEIEQAVRPLKSRNLFTNLKRLFGIGTKEILITRTQVGASPTATEYSAFDFSALPAGKKELVITVKDLNSGEKVSNKIELELVD